One Leptolyngbya iicbica LK DNA window includes the following coding sequences:
- a CDS encoding pentapeptide repeat-containing protein, with translation MKATEVIQSYIKGERDFHKVNLRGQNFQGTNLSEADFRGADIRGANFTDVTLKGANFTKAEAGLQRRWTVLWLGLAFISVFVLGALNALFFKSFAIYFSTGSVESFVAGCLNLGICFAFSLTAIKRGLVVALSFVGVTFVVSSVGIFIFAAAVIATIKFENPVYGIVIGIVAILVAVIILVALIDKIPGADILPATSGMVLVPVAAIVATVGALSIGLDLTVILAIGLVVTLAAFLFAVAITFTITSIFLAISAVTVAVLVTVTFLVAGVTAGLVVATSAILGAVLAAITLTNIENILTNTLALVDIPEDIFQLNGIENIGIGIGANTVIFSVLFISLNLYIAWRALQGNPKDTWVRSVAIAVAAIGGTSFRSADLTDANFVQAQLKSTDLRRAVLTRTNWHKTTKLDCTRTSDTILADATVRDLLVTHRGQNQSYVGCNLKGANLTSADLSNADLTEADLSQATLEGAWLEWANLTKAQVLGTNFHRAKLTGTCLEAWNIDNTTQLDGAICEYVYLLNHHQERRPNSGNFQPGEFTKLFEEVLDTIDFIFQQGIDWKAFVKAFDKVRVDNDGTELTIQSIENKGDGVIVVRVDVPPNTNKEKIHSDFKQAYEEIRQQLEAQYRQQLNAKAREIEIYEQQSVQMWSVINRLAERPPVSNIENILGNKVVNDQSQIFQGNVSINAQNSVINLRDIIGQVSNKINQLPADPTPDHPSLKNLLTRLQSAIEDDDELREDEKIEALAEVGELANAAKSPKESAMQKAAKGAMNALKGIAASLSDVSKLASACKELLPLIMTAFGLT, from the coding sequence ATGAAAGCAACTGAAGTCATACAAAGCTATATCAAGGGAGAACGAGATTTTCACAAAGTCAATCTCAGAGGTCAGAACTTTCAGGGTACAAATCTATCAGAGGCAGATTTCCGGGGAGCTGATATCCGAGGGGCCAACTTTACTGATGTGACACTTAAGGGTGCTAACTTTACTAAGGCAGAGGCAGGGTTGCAAAGACGCTGGACGGTGTTGTGGTTAGGGTTGGCGTTTATATCTGTTTTTGTATTAGGTGCTTTGAACGCTTTATTCTTCAAAAGTTTCGCGATCTATTTTTCAACTGGTTCTGTCGAAAGTTTTGTTGCTGGCTGTTTGAACTTGGGTATATGTTTTGCTTTTAGTTTAACTGCCATAAAGCGAGGATTAGTGGTGGCTCTTAGTTTTGTTGGGGTCACATTCGTTGTTTCATCAGTAGGGATATTTATATTTGCAGCTGCAGTCATAGCCACAATCAAATTTGAAAACCCAGTCTATGGAATAGTTATAGGAATAGTTGCAATTTTAGTTGCAGTCATAATTTTAGTTGCACTCATAGACAAAATCCCAGGCGCAGACATACTACCAGCTACATCAGGCATGGTGTTAGTGCCAGTCGCAGCCATAGTCGCAACAGTAGGAGCTTTAAGCATCGGCTTAGATTTAACTGTGATCCTAGCCATAGGCCTAGTCGTAACCTTAGCAGCATTTTTATTCGCAGTTGCAATTACATTTACGATCACAAGCATATTTTTAGCTATAAGCGCAGTTACAGTTGCAGTTCTAGTCACAGTTACCTTTTTAGTTGCAGGTGTAACTGCAGGTTTGGTCGTAGCTACAAGTGCAATTTTAGGTGCAGTCCTAGCTGCAATTACACTTACAAATATCGAAAATATACTTACGAATACACTTGCACTTGTAGACATACCTGAAGACATTTTCCAGCTCAACGGGATAGAAAACATAGGCATAGGCATCGGCGCAAACACAGTCATATTCTCGGTCTTATTTATCTCGCTGAATCTTTATATTGCTTGGCGAGCATTACAGGGAAATCCTAAAGATACCTGGGTGCGTTCAGTAGCAATAGCCGTAGCAGCGATCGGTGGTACAAGTTTTCGAAGTGCAGATCTCACCGATGCTAATTTTGTTCAAGCTCAGCTTAAAAGCACCGATTTACGTCGAGCTGTCCTCACTCGCACCAATTGGCATAAGACTACTAAACTGGACTGTACTCGCACCTCGGATACGATTCTGGCAGATGCTACTGTGCGAGATTTGCTGGTAACTCATCGTGGTCAGAACCAGTCATATGTGGGTTGTAATCTCAAGGGGGCAAATCTAACGAGTGCAGATTTGAGCAATGCTGACTTGACAGAAGCGGATTTGAGTCAGGCTACTTTGGAAGGAGCATGGTTAGAATGGGCTAATCTCACTAAGGCCCAGGTATTAGGTACCAATTTCCATAGGGCCAAGCTCACAGGCACCTGTTTGGAAGCATGGAATATTGATAATACTACCCAGTTAGACGGAGCAATCTGCGAGTACGTTTACCTGCTCAACCATCATCAGGAACGCCGCCCAAACAGCGGTAATTTTCAGCCCGGTGAGTTCACCAAGCTATTTGAAGAAGTGCTTGACACTATCGACTTCATCTTTCAACAAGGCATAGATTGGAAAGCCTTCGTAAAAGCTTTTGACAAAGTTCGAGTTGATAATGATGGGACGGAATTAACCATTCAGAGCATTGAAAATAAGGGGGATGGGGTTATTGTTGTTCGAGTTGACGTTCCTCCCAATACTAATAAAGAAAAAATCCACAGTGACTTCAAGCAAGCTTATGAAGAAATTCGTCAACAGCTTGAAGCTCAATATAGGCAGCAGTTAAATGCCAAAGCTCGAGAAATAGAGATTTACGAACAGCAAAGCGTTCAGATGTGGTCAGTTATTAACCGCCTTGCTGAACGGCCTCCCGTGTCAAATATTGAAAATATCTTGGGGAATAAAGTCGTGAATGACCAAAGCCAAATTTTTCAGGGTAACGTGAGCATCAATGCTCAAAACTCGGTAATAAACCTACGCGATATCATCGGTCAGGTAAGTAACAAGATTAATCAATTACCCGCGGACCCCACTCCTGATCACCCTAGTCTTAAAAACCTTCTAACTCGTCTTCAAAGTGCTATTGAAGATGATGATGAACTCAGG
- a CDS encoding DUF1653 domain-containing protein — protein sequence MQTADRYAQRPKPKPGETWLYITGQEFRILRLEQNTDTQKEYVVYSDARNPESMWHMPLDEFMATLGDGDDTKICYFQKVRD from the coding sequence ATGCAAACAGCTGATAGATATGCCCAACGTCCGAAGCCCAAACCGGGTGAAACCTGGCTTTACATCACGGGGCAAGAATTTCGAATTCTCAGATTAGAGCAAAACACCGATACTCAGAAAGAATACGTTGTGTACTCAGATGCTCGAAATCCCGAATCGATGTGGCATATGCCCTTAGACGAGTTTATGGCAACGTTGGGCGACGGCGACGACACCAAGATTTGCTATTTTCAGAAAGTTCGAGACTAG
- a CDS encoding CHAT domain-containing protein, whose protein sequence is MFLNHILGVFCLPPRRMVSKGCRGSAVEPRTVATFSGARIWTIRAVGLMGSLIGMAIATTPAQADPVPANDGTGTIVLPNGDRFDIEGGQLSGDGANLFHSFEQFGLSENQIANFLSNPEIRNILSRVVGGDASLIDGVIRVSGGNANLFLINPAGVILGQNARLDVPGSFTATTATGIGLEGGWFDALGDNDYAALVGEPTAFIFATAQPGSIINAGDLRVAEGHSLRLLGGTVVSTGDLTAPGGEILIAAVPGESLVRLSQVGHVLSLEVEPLSGSAAASELTTWSMPIASLPELLTGGEAAGATGIQVNADGSVALTSSTPSIPDRPGIVAIAGQVDASDSTPNGVGGNVAIAGGEIGLLEANIDVSGTTGGGVIQVGGDERGQGPFPTSDRTYISSGSSLIADALEAGDGGRIIVWADGSTDVFGSVSARGGATSGDGGFVELSGKDTLIFLGTADLGAPNGQLGTLLLDPENIVIVDGTGGANDAELADGEILFTDSPGATFTISETVLEGITGNVVLEAANDITINDLADNQLTFLAGPGTITFRADADSSGVGDFSMNVNDSIATAGRDISISGASITTGDIDTVSFVSEFIGPGGDIQLNASGDIVTGNLLTFSDFDEAGSVTVISQQGDVQTGFIDASSDFQGGDVTLEGDTVRVIGESFDGFSINTAGDLFGEFQLPDPHGDIFIRHAGGADNDPFIVGDASINGSTGAFFTGESTLAPTQEFDVEPSGGIAPGTPARITIESVNTPPTVSGPTLFTTEQDQSVAIPISSFLPDDLNQDNIEFTIDTIAPGATLTRNGVPVTPGTVVSASDTLVYTPPAGESGTFSAFTLSANDRVSVSAPVAVSIQVNETPPPPPPPPPPPPPPPPPPPPPPPPPPPNGNGDPDIPDETGPALVPDLEGEPSRNPSIEDSPYSPTTDPSPVLDTYVTSIELEFVQDFVDYLGLTDQPEVTTADEAEDIARVIEDATGEKPAFIYVSFVPAALDLLPGEREPRDSDQLELVVITARGGMFRQRVPNATRAQVLATANQFRQQLTNPIRSDRHRAASEQLYEWIIAPIQDELQAHEITNLSFLADVGLRSLPYAALYDGQSYLVEQYSVGLMPSLSLTDTRYVDIRDVDMLAMGVSESTQGQTPLPGVPVELSTLVFDVWRGSLYLNESATIDNLKEIREQLPFGIIHMATHADFKAGPIGDSYIQLWNERLQMDQVRQLGWNDPPVEMLVLSACRTALGDEQAELGFAGLAVQTGVKSAIASLWYVDDTATTALMAQFYGVLNAAPIKAEALRRAQIGMIRGDVYIEDGKLYGPGIPEGIDLPQESLDLSNADLSHPYYWSGFTVVGNPW, encoded by the coding sequence ATGTTTCTGAACCATATCTTAGGCGTGTTCTGTCTACCTCCGCGACGGATGGTGTCCAAGGGCTGTCGTGGCTCTGCTGTAGAACCGCGCACGGTGGCGACCTTCTCAGGGGCGCGAATCTGGACGATTCGTGCGGTGGGACTGATGGGAAGCTTGATTGGAATGGCGATCGCCACGACTCCAGCGCAGGCTGACCCGGTTCCAGCCAACGACGGCACAGGCACCATTGTGTTGCCTAATGGCGATCGCTTCGATATTGAGGGGGGTCAGCTTTCTGGAGACGGGGCCAATCTCTTTCATAGCTTTGAGCAGTTTGGCCTGAGTGAAAATCAGATTGCCAACTTCCTGTCCAACCCAGAGATTCGCAACATTTTGTCACGGGTGGTTGGGGGTGATGCGTCGCTGATCGACGGCGTGATTCGCGTCTCGGGGGGCAACGCTAATCTATTCCTGATTAATCCCGCTGGGGTGATTTTGGGTCAAAATGCCCGCCTCGATGTGCCGGGGTCCTTCACCGCAACGACCGCGACGGGCATCGGCCTGGAGGGGGGCTGGTTTGATGCGCTAGGGGACAATGACTACGCCGCATTGGTGGGTGAGCCGACAGCGTTCATTTTTGCCACGGCCCAACCCGGAAGCATTATCAACGCTGGAGATCTCAGGGTGGCCGAAGGCCACTCCCTCCGTTTGCTTGGCGGCACTGTAGTGAGCACAGGCGACCTGACCGCACCGGGCGGCGAGATTTTAATTGCAGCGGTGCCGGGGGAGTCTCTGGTGCGGCTGAGTCAGGTGGGACACGTCTTGAGCCTGGAAGTGGAGCCGCTTTCGGGCAGTGCTGCTGCGTCTGAATTGACGACATGGTCTATGCCCATCGCCTCCCTCCCAGAGCTGTTGACCGGCGGTGAAGCGGCTGGGGCGACTGGCATCCAGGTCAATGCCGATGGGTCCGTCGCGTTGACGAGCTCGACGCCGAGTATCCCCGACCGCCCTGGAATCGTGGCGATCGCCGGACAGGTTGACGCCTCAGACTCAACGCCCAACGGCGTGGGGGGTAATGTGGCGATCGCGGGCGGTGAGATTGGCCTGCTGGAGGCCAACATCGATGTGTCGGGCACCACGGGCGGTGGCGTGATTCAAGTCGGTGGGGATGAGCGCGGTCAGGGACCGTTTCCGACGAGCGATCGCACCTATATCAGCTCTGGCTCAAGCCTCATCGCCGATGCGTTAGAGGCGGGTGACGGCGGGCGCATCATTGTCTGGGCCGATGGCTCAACCGATGTGTTTGGCTCCGTCAGTGCCCGTGGCGGTGCGACCTCGGGCGATGGTGGGTTCGTCGAGCTTTCGGGCAAGGACACGCTGATCTTTTTGGGCACTGCCGACCTGGGAGCCCCCAACGGACAGTTGGGCACCCTGCTGCTCGATCCTGAAAATATCGTCATCGTCGACGGCACGGGTGGGGCCAACGATGCAGAGCTGGCGGATGGCGAAATTCTGTTTACCGACAGTCCAGGAGCCACGTTCACCATTTCTGAAACCGTACTGGAAGGCATCACGGGTAATGTCGTGCTGGAGGCCGCGAATGATATTACCATCAATGATTTAGCCGATAATCAGCTCACGTTTTTAGCCGGACCAGGGACTATCACGTTCCGGGCCGATGCCGACTCCAGCGGGGTTGGGGATTTCTCGATGAACGTGAATGACTCCATTGCCACCGCAGGCCGGGATATCAGCATTTCTGGAGCCAGCATCACCACAGGCGACATCGACACCGTGTCATTTGTCAGTGAGTTTATTGGCCCCGGCGGGGATATCCAGCTGAATGCCTCGGGCGATATTGTGACGGGCAATCTGCTCACCTTCAGCGACTTTGATGAGGCGGGTTCCGTCACGGTGATCAGTCAGCAGGGCGATGTGCAAACGGGCTTTATTGACGCCAGCAGTGACTTTCAGGGGGGTGATGTGACTCTTGAGGGAGACACCGTCCGGGTTATCGGCGAAAGCTTCGATGGCTTTTCGATCAACACCGCAGGCGATCTGTTTGGGGAATTCCAACTCCCCGACCCCCACGGCGACATCTTCATTCGCCATGCCGGAGGAGCCGACAACGATCCGTTCATCGTCGGCGACGCCAGCATCAACGGTTCGACGGGTGCCTTTTTCACGGGTGAATCAACCCTTGCTCCAACACAAGAATTCGACGTAGAGCCCAGTGGCGGCATCGCCCCTGGCACCCCTGCTCGGATCACAATTGAGTCCGTCAACACCCCTCCAACGGTGTCGGGGCCAACCCTCTTCACCACTGAACAAGACCAGTCTGTGGCTATTCCGATCTCCAGCTTCCTGCCGGATGATCTGAATCAGGACAACATCGAATTCACCATCGACACCATCGCCCCCGGTGCAACCTTGACGCGCAATGGGGTGCCGGTTACGCCCGGCACCGTTGTGAGCGCCAGTGATACCCTGGTCTATACGCCGCCCGCAGGTGAATCTGGAACCTTCTCTGCCTTTACCCTCAGCGCCAACGACCGGGTCTCCGTCTCCGCTCCCGTCGCGGTCAGTATCCAGGTGAACGAGACTCCCCCACCACCGCCACCACCGCCACCGCCACCGCCACCACCGCCGCCACCGCCACCACCGCCACCACCGCCACCACCGCCAAACGGGAATGGCGATCCCGACATTCCTGACGAGACGGGGCCAGCCCTTGTCCCAGACCTTGAAGGCGAGCCCTCCAGGAATCCGTCCATCGAAGATTCGCCTTACTCACCCACAACGGACCCATCACCCGTTCTGGACACCTACGTCACCTCTATAGAACTGGAGTTTGTCCAGGATTTTGTTGACTACTTGGGGCTGACTGACCAGCCCGAGGTCACGACAGCCGATGAAGCGGAAGACATCGCTCGGGTGATTGAAGATGCGACGGGAGAAAAACCCGCCTTTATCTACGTCAGCTTTGTGCCCGCAGCACTCGATTTGCTTCCGGGTGAGCGGGAGCCCCGCGATAGTGACCAGCTGGAGCTGGTGGTAATCACAGCACGGGGCGGCATGTTTCGGCAGCGGGTGCCCAATGCAACCCGTGCCCAGGTCTTGGCCACGGCCAACCAATTTCGCCAGCAGCTGACCAACCCCATTCGGAGCGATCGCCACCGGGCCGCCTCTGAGCAGCTCTATGAGTGGATCATTGCGCCCATTCAAGATGAGCTACAAGCACACGAGATTACCAATCTGTCTTTCCTGGCCGATGTCGGGTTGCGATCGCTCCCCTACGCCGCCCTCTACGATGGGCAATCGTATCTGGTCGAGCAATATAGCGTCGGTCTGATGCCCAGCCTTAGCCTCACCGACACTCGCTATGTCGATATCCGGGATGTCGATATGCTGGCGATGGGAGTCTCAGAGAGCACCCAGGGCCAGACACCCCTCCCCGGCGTTCCTGTGGAATTGTCGACCCTCGTGTTTGACGTGTGGCGCGGCAGCCTGTATTTGAATGAGAGCGCCACCATTGACAACCTGAAAGAAATCCGAGAACAGCTACCCTTCGGCATCATTCACATGGCCACCCATGCCGACTTCAAAGCTGGCCCCATCGGTGATTCTTACATTCAGCTATGGAATGAACGGCTCCAGATGGACCAGGTGCGTCAACTGGGCTGGAACGACCCGCCCGTGGAAATGCTGGTCTTAAGTGCCTGCCGCACCGCCCTAGGCGACGAACAGGCCGAACTCGGCTTTGCTGGGCTGGCGGTGCAAACGGGTGTAAAATCGGCGATCGCCAGCCTCTGGTATGTCGACGATACGGCGACGACCGCGCTGATGGCCCAATTTTATGGCGTCTTGAATGCGGCACCGATTAAGGCTGAAGCGCTGCGGAGAGCCCAGATTGGCATGATTCGAGGGGATGTATACATTGAAGATGGCAAGCTCTATGGGCCAGGAATCCCCGAGGGGATTGATCTGCCGCAGGAGAGCCTAGACCTGAGCAATGCAGACCTGTCGCATCCCTATTACTGGTCTGGGTTTACGGTTGTGGGCAATCCCTGGTAA